The Caldanaerobius fijiensis DSM 17918 genome window below encodes:
- a CDS encoding HD-GYP domain-containing protein: MLLRNDKAAKALNEHQKNVSILCEAMGRAYGLSHDDLFRLVVAARFHDIGKLLIPDSILNKPDKLNDKEFTIVRKHSILGYKYMKHFDFEEKIARAVLFHHERYDGTGYPMGLKGESIPLLSRIISVADAFCAMTEDRPYRKAMSRRETLVHIESEINGKFDGNIVQLLIREVRL; the protein is encoded by the coding sequence ATGCTGCTGAGAAACGACAAAGCGGCCAAGGCGCTGAACGAACACCAAAAAAACGTGTCTATACTCTGCGAAGCCATGGGAAGGGCTTACGGCCTTTCCCATGACGATCTTTTCAGGCTTGTTGTTGCTGCAAGGTTTCATGACATCGGCAAGCTTCTCATACCCGACAGTATTCTGAACAAACCCGATAAGCTCAACGATAAGGAGTTTACCATCGTGCGGAAGCATTCGATACTGGGCTACAAGTACATGAAGCACTTCGACTTTGAAGAGAAAATTGCAAGAGCCGTGCTGTTTCATCACGAGAGGTACGACGGTACGGGATACCCAATGGGCTTGAAGGGTGAGAGCATTCCCCTTCTCTCAAGAATCATCAGCGTTGCGGATGCGTTCTGCGCCATGACGGAAGATAGGCCGTACAGAAAGGCAATGAGCAGAAGGGAAACACTGGTGCATATAGAGAGTGAAATAAACGGAAAATTCGATGGAAATATAGTACAATTGTTGATAAGGGAGGTAAGATTATGA
- a CDS encoding single-stranded DNA-binding protein, which yields MNKVFLIGRLTNDPTERKTQNGKTVDSFTLAVDRPFANANGERETDFIPIVVWGKSAELVSKYCKKGKQVAVCGRLQTRSYEKDGTKRYVTEVVADEVQFLANAKGSSAKNADKNDNDSKGYDEEDIEGFVPVDMDESELPF from the coding sequence ATGAACAAAGTTTTTTTGATCGGACGTTTGACGAACGATCCGACGGAAAGGAAGACTCAAAACGGCAAAACGGTGGACAGCTTCACACTTGCCGTTGACAGGCCGTTCGCCAACGCAAACGGTGAAAGGGAAACGGACTTCATACCCATAGTTGTTTGGGGCAAATCGGCAGAGCTTGTGTCGAAGTACTGCAAAAAGGGCAAGCAGGTTGCCGTTTGCGGAAGACTGCAGACAAGGTCATACGAAAAAGACGGTACGAAGCGGTACGTGACCGAGGTCGTGGCCGACGAAGTGCAGTTTCTGGCGAACGCAAAAGGCTCATCTGCAAAGAACGCGGACAAAAACGATAACGACAGTAAGGGGTACGATGAGGAAGACATTGAGGGCTTCGTGCCGGTTGATATGGATGAAAGCGAGCTGCCTTTTTAG
- a CDS encoding ParM/StbA family protein — protein sequence MFKIGLDLGYGYVKGINEKGKRVIFPSLVSMGHDRSLSKLFQNSANIMDNLHVSISDGRETQEYFVGELARNESKTASFVFDENKINHPNTRVLLATACALLMPDDDSPVHIVTGLPLEQYMHGKEEFLEMLKSFKAIVSIADINRSWIVKFDKVTLFPQAAGAVYYSMWDNISRYLAEGGYIGLIDIGFKTTDYIVFKLGKKILLQNEMSNTINTGMSDLYDIVGQLFSKKTGVMPDTRVAMEIVENGGIMHYGKKVDMSKEIQMAKEEVARIIKNRIKMSWSDEMSMFNTVFLAGGGAKELEEHLMDIYPRTVLVNDPQMANARGFLKVAEIQEKNEK from the coding sequence ATGTTTAAAATCGGTCTTGATTTGGGATACGGGTACGTTAAAGGCATAAACGAGAAAGGCAAAAGGGTTATATTCCCGTCGCTGGTGAGTATGGGACACGACAGGTCGCTGTCCAAACTCTTTCAGAACAGCGCAAACATTATGGACAATTTGCACGTTTCTATATCGGACGGCAGGGAAACACAGGAGTATTTTGTCGGCGAGCTGGCAAGGAACGAAAGCAAAACTGCCTCATTCGTGTTCGATGAGAACAAGATAAACCATCCGAACACGCGGGTGCTGCTTGCCACGGCCTGCGCCCTGCTCATGCCTGACGATGATTCGCCGGTGCACATCGTAACAGGCCTGCCGCTGGAACAGTACATGCATGGGAAAGAAGAATTTTTGGAGATGCTTAAAAGCTTCAAAGCTATTGTATCCATTGCAGATATAAACAGAAGCTGGATAGTTAAGTTCGATAAGGTTACGCTGTTTCCTCAGGCAGCGGGTGCGGTGTACTACTCCATGTGGGATAACATCTCAAGGTATCTTGCAGAGGGCGGGTATATAGGGCTCATAGATATCGGGTTCAAAACGACGGATTATATCGTGTTCAAGCTCGGCAAGAAAATACTGCTCCAAAATGAAATGTCCAACACGATCAACACCGGCATGTCGGATTTGTACGATATAGTTGGCCAGCTGTTTTCAAAGAAAACGGGTGTGATGCCCGATACAAGGGTGGCTATGGAGATCGTGGAAAACGGCGGCATAATGCACTACGGAAAAAAAGTTGATATGAGTAAGGAAATACAGATGGCGAAAGAAGAGGTGGCACGGATTATAAAAAATCGTATTAAGATGTCGTGGAGCGATGAGATGAGCATGTTCAACACGGTGTTTCTGGCAGGCGGCGGTGCAAAGGAACTGGAAGAGCACCTCATGGACATCTATCCGCGCACGGTGCTGGTCAACGATCCTCAGATGGCCAACGCAAGAGGTTTCTTGAAAGTGGCTGAAATTCAGGAGAAAAACGAGAAATAG